The following coding sequences lie in one Arthrobacter sp. PGP41 genomic window:
- a CDS encoding phage holin family protein, whose translation MRSFIGRVLINALALWIASWVLPGLDITTSATTDAVAKTGVAEGTDVAGTILAYLFIGLIFGLVNAFIRPLVSFLSLPITILTLGLFTIVISAAMLYVTSWISSFTPVHFTIDSFFWTAVLAAIIITLISLVAGRLVGVRR comes from the coding sequence ATGCGTTCATTCATTGGCCGGGTCCTCATCAACGCATTGGCATTGTGGATTGCCAGCTGGGTTCTTCCCGGCCTGGATATCACCACATCTGCTACAACGGACGCAGTAGCCAAGACCGGCGTGGCAGAGGGAACGGACGTGGCGGGAACCATCCTGGCGTACCTGTTCATCGGCCTGATCTTCGGATTAGTCAATGCGTTCATCCGCCCCTTAGTGAGCTTCCTGTCCCTCCCAATCACCATCCTGACGCTGGGCCTCTTCACCATCGTCATCAGCGCCGCGATGCTGTATGTGACGTCGTGGATCAGCAGCTTCACGCCGGTCCACTTCACCATTGATTCGTTTTTCTGGACGGCAGTGCTCGCGGCCATCATCATCACCCTGATCTCGCTGGTGGCCGGCCGGCTTGTGGGCGTCCGCCGGTAA